Genomic DNA from Salvia miltiorrhiza cultivar Shanhuang (shh) chromosome 1, IMPLAD_Smil_shh, whole genome shotgun sequence:
tagagagagagagttatcAGAGGTTTTTGAGGGTGAGGAGACGGTGTAGAGAGAaaaaccagagcagagaaagggGGTTGGACATGGCCTGCGCCGCCACCGGAATTTCTATTttctttgcattttttttattttttttgttgagaTAGATCATAAAATCGGGCTTCGATTCATCAGTGTGTAATTGTATGAATGTGTGGACGTGAGTTCTAATTAAAACAtaacttcttttcttttttcacttgAAGGCGGAGAAGGAAtgaaatttaaatcataataCTAGAATTTATAAATAAGAGTTTGCACAGCTTTAAATCTCTTTTTTAAGACAACTAAAATTAAAAGATGTTAGATAATTAGTTGCTGGACTGGTTGTTATGACAGTTATGGATAATCGGCGGAAAAAATCCCCAAACATGATAAATATCTGTTTCATTTTGGAATTATTAGAGCATAATAAATCAAATGAATCAACGATCACGCATTAAATTGTATTTCTTGGAATTTTTTCTCTACTACACATTGCCATGCAGAGtatgtattcttttttatttgataaattacacaaataaaCAAGGAAATTTAACGACCGCACAAGACCTCAAGTTTTGAGCATTAATTAATCACTTACCACTAAATCAAAAAAtgtgttttcttcttcttcttttagtTATATGATGTTTTGGATAGCTATTATTTTATTCTAAATACATTTCAAGTCTAGCTTATTAAATTGtgacttatttatttattatgaagaCATTTAATTTGATGGATAAGatatagtataaaattaatAGAAATTAAAGGACATGATTAATCTAACTTTTAGagtattaaataatcatttaatTGAATGATAGAATAACACAaactaaatatttaattaaattaaattattttattaatcatactttattaCTAAGCTAAACGTTTTCTTAGTAGATATATGATATTGTTTTAAAAATGattacatgcataaaaaataattcatttttaaaagaaaatgcaTTTGAGGGTATTtgagagagggaaaaaaaataCTGTCAAGATCAGGAAAGAAGAAATATGTGTAGTAACCTGTTAAGTTTGCTTTAAGAAAATCCCATTCTAGGTGTAGATATTTTGAGAGAGGTAGCATAAAATTGAGCCACTAATTCAAGATATTGGATCAAACCCTATCTGTATCATTCACCACTAATTcaagatataataataataataataataataataataataataataataataataataataataataataataataataataataataataataataataataataaactctATCAAATTtggaattaattatttttatattgaattcAAATTTGGAAGAACACGAATATTAGTATGAAATTTGTGTTCTTCTCGAATCTTCCAAGACTATCTTTTTATTAATACAAGTACCAATGATACAATTAATTTGACGGGACTCGACTATTACCTAAAAatgactaattaattataaagttAGAGAAAGTGAATAACTATATGTTAGCTATGACTTAGAGTATTGGCAACGCAGAGCATTACTCGAGTAAGGCAATTTCTTTGTGTATGGCGTTGCAATGGCTGTTTCCTCGAGCATTACTCGAGTGCTCGGGTAGCACTCGAGTGGCGCGTGATGTGCACGcgcctcaaataaaaaaaaattattttaattttcaatggctgtttttttttttgttttttttttattttattaaagttttatgtaatatttaggattttataattaatgcaatttaaatttgaaataaattgtgttatttaaatttgagcaattaaatttaaatgaaaaacataaaatcaaaactaatgttatcaagtaggttatcaagtaaccccaatgcagcactacctactcaataacagaaccactatcaagtaggctatcaagtaaccccattgcggatgctcttagtagTATAGGGGTGTTTATCAGCAAATGTAACTTTCGAACTTTATGATCGAAATTAGGCTTCCTGCATGCGTACCTTTTTACACTTTGCCTAAATTGGTCCCAAATGATAGCTAGGTACTTTAGTTGCGTTAAAATTAACTTCATTTAATTATGGTCAACGTATAAATTTACGTATATACTCGAATTTTTCTCAATACAAAAGTTcatataagaataataataaatggATATATGCTAATGAGGTCTAATAAAGGTGGCAAAGCTGAGGCACTAGAGACTCttttttgtgagaggtcttaAATTCAATCTTACGTGCGTGTGTCTGCTTGCGATGTAATTTTCCTATTTTTGTGTGGATAGTGTTTCCACCTTTAATTGTGTGGATAGTGGTTCCTCATGCGTGCGATTATTTTCCCACTTTTGTCTAGTGTGGATGTCCCAATgcatattttttcatttttatgtggtgtagaggtcccgTCTGTATGCaggttgcttatttgattatatttagatacctcttgtaattataattaaaaaaaatgtacatatatatatatatatagggttaagtaccaaatacccccccaacgttggggcccctatcgcgtataggaccctatagtcagggtatgtgctgtttactacctcaacgtggctaaacctaagcaaatccccccccccccaacgtggctaaacctaagcaaatcccccctaCGTTAAGTCACCGTTGGGGGGGGgtggtatttggtacttaatacccaacgttgggggggggggggggatttgcttaggtttagccacgttgaggtagtaaacagcacATACCCTGgtccctgactatagggtcctatacgcgataggggccccaacgttgggggggtatttggtacttaacccatatatatatataggtgaacTCCATTGatattgctatttttcgtgagatcatgagtacaatgaataagccagtatatagtgttgaacaATGTAGAATGTACTGAtaaataacgatattaaaaaaattggtaaaatttcCGGTCCCTCCAAAATTCGAATCCTGGTTAAAAAATTCGTCTTCTAGGTAAATATTAGTCATAGAATACATGAAATCAACattcataaattaatttaagatctcaccacatataATATGAGGGATCTTATTGGAgcactcccctatatatatatgtgtgtgtgtgtgtgtgtgtgtgtatatatatatatatatatgaattttccTCAACCATGAGCTTACACTAATATCATGTGAATTTATTGTAATTTGTTACTATTATCCTTTAGGTAAGTAGTTTATTGATTAGTGATGGCTAGTTCTTAAAATCATATATACTTTAATCTTAAAGTGTGTtttatttggttgtaaatttatcattaaatttttttttaaaaaaaatagcatTGAAGATGAAATTAATCTCAACAGCAAATTTCTAAAGAAAACATGAAAATTTTGTGAAAGCTTGATGACACAATAAAGAGATAAAAACATAAGAAAATTAATAACACCATCAAAAAATTTATGTGGTTTGATCGTAAAGATCTACACCCACTTAAGGTTATCAAAAAAGATTCACTATCCATGACTAGAAATTACAATTACAAGATTGCGCGAAGTATAAAGGATGACCTCGTAGTTTTACACATGAGAGTCCTATGTATAGGTTACAAAATAAACCTAGCCCTAAAACCTATTAATCAAGGTAATTGGGCCCAAATCTCGTTACAATAATTTTTGTCTTGGAGTAGATTATCCAGCTTGGCAAAGGTGATATCCAAAGCTAGCATAGCTGAGCGCCAAGGCTGGCGATAAGCGAGGCTGAACCGTCAAAGTTAGTGCTCAACATAGTTGAAGTGTTAAGGTTGAGATGGTGCTAAGTTGTCAAGATTGACGCTTGATATAGCTGGAATGCCAAGGTTGAAGTGGAGCTGAGCTGTCAAGGCTGGCGCTTCACATAGTTGGAGTGCCAAGGTTGAGGCGGAGCTGAGTTGTCAAGGTTGACTCTCGACATAGCTAAAGTGCTAAGGTTGAGGTGGAGATGAGCTGTCAAGATTAGCTCTTGACATAGCTGACTTGCCAAGGCTGAGGTGAAGCTGTAGTGCCAAGGCTGAGGTTGAGCTGAGCTCCAAGATTGACGATTGACATAGCTGAAGTGTCAAGGCTGAGATGGAGCTGAGCTCCAAGGCTGGTGGGAAAGAAAACTCCTTTTTGTCTTATCATTTTGTCTTTTGACCGAATGCTATCCCCTAGACTTGACCCGAAGAGAAGACCATAATATCATTCGCatcaaaaagaagagaaaatttTATCAAACTTTAGTGGTCTCCACTCTAgtgaaaaatatatagtatgaaaatattatgaagagagagagagagagaaaacgaAAAAAATAGAGAGACGAGTTAAATTGTATTCCTCAGTCCCACTATAAATGGTATAAAACTTTTGAGCATGCAAATTAAGGAAAAtatgtaaattggttaaaagtgatAGGACATACAATTTTTTAAAGGTTAAATtttgtcatttatgaaaacagaCCACTTATAGTGAGACaattcaaaatgaaaaaaaaaatgaaatatatatattctatcaTTTTTCAACAAAGAGAATGCACccttataaattatattcacCTTACATAgtgtaattataattattttttcataacaCTCTTTGTGTACATAAGACAGATCTAAGATTTGGATCCCCATTGCTCTTGGAGAAAAAAGTGTATCTATATTGCAAGATGTGACAAATGCCCTAGGCCCTTACATTTGATGATTCAACTAAAACAGTAATTTAACAAATAAAGTTAAAATGTTTTTGCTCGAGATAAAATCATCTAGTTCATAATTGGTGTCCCACGCGCTCTCGCATTTTATGTTTAGAATTTTTTAACACAAAAATTtgggtgcaaccggttgcaccatGTAATCTGATTGTCTGCGCTCCTGATTCGAAATTTGCACCTGATTCGAAACTCGCATCATTTTCCGTactttgtaaatgacattatttatctatgtaaatgatactacctataattgatactattcgattatacaaatgtcACTGcatataattgacattattcgattatataaatgacacttcctataattgacactataagattgtaaatgacattataacatttaaaatgttatagtgtcaatttcaatattatagtgtcatttgtataatagaatagtgtcaatttcaatcttatagtatcATTTTCAACCttatagtttcatttaaaatgttatagtgtctaCCATAGTGTCAAATATAGGagatgtcatttatatttctaaatagtGTCAATAataagcagtgtcatttacaatgttatagtgtcaattatacgcaatgttatttgtataaccgaatagtgtcaattataggcagtgtcatttgtataatcgaatagtgtcatttacaccaTGCAAGTTTCATATCAGAGTGTGGATTTTGAATCAGGAACATAGTGCAATCGATTGCACCTAAAATCACCTCTTTGTTTAAtaggagtattatattttactaGTCTCAATCTATATAAACCAATCAAATTGAAAATATACAAGATTATCTACATGAATTTGGAAGTTGCTAATATACCCCAACCCAAACGGCGTGAAACCTATTAgaactctctctccctctctctctctctctctctctctctcaaggcCCAATCCAGACAACCTGAGGCCCATTaagagtctctctctctctcacagtaGCTGAGTCATGAATATATCCAGAGGCAAGACCAATTTTATCCATAGAAATCTAGGTGGCACGATAGCATTGTTCCACAGCCAATCCATGCAATCACAGAATCAACCAATCACCACATCATCAAATTCCCACCACTATGTTTGCCCTTTTCTTAAACTAAGATACTCTGTCTCAAATTTGGCccaatcacacacacacacacacacacacactaagaAAGAGAAATGGCAGCAACAACAATGGCTACCGCTTCAACTGTGGTCGGATTGGGCACTTCCACTTTGTCTTCTCCAAAGAAGATAAACCTCTCTTCCGGTAatcatttttacaaatatttagcattttgtttctttattattttttgggCCTCTATTTCAACAATCTCATGTCTTAAATGATGATTCAGTTGTTCTGTTATGGACAGATGTGGACTTTTGTGGTGTATTATTCATAGATTTTTGActgtttaaaaaatattagaagagTTTCATTTATCTGAAATCAAAAGGTAGTTATATTATTGAAACGTTTTAAAAATCGGATTAGAATCACAAATTGTATCAATGGTATTAGTTTATATGTTAACCCAATTTAGAAAGTAGGAGTATTATTAAGTGCAGCATTCTGTATTAGTAATTGATAGCATTTTTGTTTCTTCAAATTTTCTCTTGTCTTAGGATTCCTAAAGTCCCCCATGGCTGCAAGGAACCCTCTAAGGCTTGCACAAGCCTCAGGAGGAAAATTCACATGGTAAAATAATTAGTAGTATCTTTTTAAATACAGTATAAATTTTGAAAGTAAATCATGATTCTGTTTTTTGATGATGAAGCTTTGAAAGAGATTGGCTGCGAAGAGACCTAAATGTGATCGGTTTCGGTTTGATCGGTTGGATTGCGCCGTCGAGCATTCCGGCCATCAACGGCAACAGTTTGACCGGACTTTTCTTCTCAAGCATCGGCACCGAGCTCGCCCACTTTCCGACGGGGCCGGCCCTCACTTCCCCCTTTTGGTAACACTCAACTCTTCTCATCAAAATACTCTTCTTTTATTTTGCAtatattattgttttattttaccCTTActtattattttcatatatgtTAAATAAAGTTAATTTGTAAAAGAAagttttaaaacaatttaaattataCTTTCAGGTTGTGGCTGGTGCTGTGGCATTTGGGACTCTTCTTGTCCCTCACCTTTGGTCAAATTGGGTTCAAAGGAAGGACTGAGAATTACTTTTGAGATGGATGTTTTCTgtgatatatattttatgttggATTAAGTGTATGATATTATTACAATTGCCCTGGTTTCTCCTTCTAGTAAATTAGTATTGTGTTTTGTAATCTCTTCGCTATAATTCTTATGGTCGCATGCTATTGATttaaaaaactaaaacaaacaaatatTAGTTTCAACTATCACCAAAACATAACAACATTAACTTAGCATCGCCCTTTGTAACGATCAAGGCTGGTAAGTCCATCGGTCCACACAGTTGTTCATGAAACAGTAGAAGATTCGGCAGCTACCGCGGCCCCTGCTTCTTCAGGCGGAACTCCAAGTTGAGGAGTTACTCAGAATGCTGCCAAGATATCAGTATCTTTGGTTTCGTATTCAGGAGTATAATAAGTCAATTTGTACTCTTTAACACCCGCTTTAAATCCAACACTTGCTTTAGTCTCTGTTTGTGGTGACATAAATCCCTCCCTACAATTCATGAATTAAGAAGAATGATtagttttgatagataaaaatagtaaaattaataccttatttattttaatacattGGAGTTTTGAATATGTCGAGGCTCGTAATTATTTGAATCAGTTGAgctaattttgtttattttttatctcattaaaAGAGTGAGATTAGATAAATCTTCTTTTAAAGATAAAGGTATTCTATCAGGCATTTTATCAATCAAGCGAAGCAAATACCCCCGAAAGAATTAAAGCTAAGACTTCAcatcttaattttttattttaatttttgtgattTATATGTGATTGCaccctttttttttcctttttctatttttagttaTACGAGTGATTAATTTGTAACTGCTATATATGGAATTATTCTAGGT
This window encodes:
- the LOC131021832 gene encoding photosystem I subunit O-like, whose amino-acid sequence is MAATTMATASTVVGLGTSTLSSPKKINLSSGFLKSPMAARNPLRLAQASGGKFTCFERDWLRRDLNVIGFGLIGWIAPSSIPAINGNSLTGLFFSSIGTELAHFPTGPALTSPFWLWLVLWHLGLFLSLTFGQIGFKGRTENYF